A single window of Ammospiza caudacuta isolate bAmmCau1 chromosome 12, bAmmCau1.pri, whole genome shotgun sequence DNA harbors:
- the SHQ1 gene encoding protein SHQ1 homolog, with amino-acid sequence MITPAFELTQDPDFLTVKIRVPYARASEFDIYFEGEDFKFYAKPYFLRLTLPGRIVEDGREKASYNTDEGTFTIQLPKEVPGQYFEGLDMLTSLLAPKKSRSAKPLVEEMDAAASAELCEENEEEFDWEMEQIPYEESPPPLQHPYGFGNLRSGVFQRLQDELSDVIDIKDPDQTPAEERRRRRLAAEAAKFEPDHYLADFFEDEAIKHLLKYKPWWIDAHRKMTALQGGSHQEHDSPAFVVFSEAEREQMRKFTNKSFLLDKRSHRHVYLGLIDILLAYCYETRVNEGDKNVESSWNIRKLSATLCWLESFSSIHDVLVSFGRRVLCYPLFRHFELVTRALSDTVVILQLGKAAVLKCLLDIHKIFMESDPAYILNDLFITDYCIWIQKVKSKKLAALCESLQKTTLSKSHMGLELEELEAAAVLVQEEEKALKAAGTVSKQQLLCSESETSDSEESSSTSSSETEGSDSDEQESSTSEDGEINSLQGTLQEERTAPLIGCNGLRQGADTWAMQVGGGKSKVPLQSTAPPGKLIEELEMQIQSAMRLSEQPEGLATAGCISQEQEGNPVPEPDRFSEDAAGKGNFLEVSPKPNPLLFLCSTNEDED; translated from the exons ATGATAACTCCAGCTTTTGAGCTGACCCAGGACCCGGATTTCCTTACAGTGAAAATCAGAGTGCCTTATGCCAGAGCTTCAGAGTTTGACATTTACTTTGAAGGGGAAGATTTCAAGTTTTATGCTAAGCCATACTTTCTCAG ATTGACACTTCCTGGAAGAATTGTAGAGGATGGCAGAGAAAAAGCATCTTACAATACAGATGAAG GTACTTTTACAATTCAGTTGCCCAAGGAGGTTCCTGGCCAATATTTTGAGGGGCTGGACATGCTGACATCTCTTTTAGCACCAAAGAAATCAAGATCAGCAAAACCTTTGGTAGAAGAGATGG atgcagctgcctctgctgagctgtgtgaAGAGAATGAAGAAGAATTTGACTGGGAAATGGAACAGATTCCTTATGAAGAGAGCCCTCCACCCCTGCAGCACCCCTATGGGTTTGGGAATTTGCGCTCAGGGGTGttccagaggctgcag GATGAGCTCAGTGATGTTATTGACATCAAGGATCCAGACCAGACTCCTGCAGAGGAACGGAGGAGGAGACGTTTGGCAGCTGAGGCTGCCAAGTTTGAGCCTGATCATTACCT AGCTGATTTTTTTGAAGATGAAGCTATTAAACATCTTTTAAAGTACAAACCCTGGTGGATTGATGCTCATAGAAAGATGACAGCCTTGCAGGGAGGAAGTCATCAGGAACATGACAGTCCTGCATTTG TTGTCTTCTCTgaggcagagagagagcagaTGAGAAAGTTCACAAATAAATCTTTTCTTCTGGATAAAAGGAGCCACCGCCATGTATATCTTGGATTAATTGATATTCTTCTGGCATATTGCTATGAGACCCGTGTCAATGAAGGGGACAAAAAT GTTGAATCATCTTGGAACATCAGGAAACTGAGTGCAACATTGTGCTGGCTGGAG AGTTTCTCCAGCATCCATGATGTCCTGGTGTCTTTTGGAAGAAGAGTGCTGTGCTATCCCCTGTTCAGGCATTTTGAGCTGGTGACACGTGCCCTCAGTGACACAGTCGTGATTCTGCAGCTGG ggaaagctgcagtgctgaagTGTCTGCTGGACATTCACAAGATTTTTATGGAGAGTGACCCTGCTTACATCCTTAATGATCTCTTCATTACAGACTACTGCATCTGGATTCAGAAAGTCAA GTCAAAAAAGTTGGCTGCACTCTGTGAGTCCTTGCAGAAAACCACGCTCAGCAAGTCCCAcatggggctggagctggaagagctggaggcagcagcagtgctggtgcaggaggaagagaaggcgTTAAaagctgctggcacagtttccAAGCAACAGCTGCTTTGCTCCGAGTCGGAGACAAGTGACTCTGAAGAATCCAGCAGCACTTCATCATCTGAGACAGAAGGCTCTGATTCAGATGAGCAGGAGTCCTCGACCAGTGAAGATGGGGAAATAAATTCTTTGCAAGGCAcgctgcaggaggagaggacaGCTCCACTTATTGGCTGTAATGGATTGAGGCAGGGCGCGGACACTTGGGCCATGCAGGTCGGCGGTGGGAAATCAAAGGTTCCCTTGCAATCTACGGCTCCTCCTGGAAAACTGATAGAAGAATTAGAAATGCAAATCCAGTCTGCAATGAGACTTTCAGAGCAGCCTGAAGGATTGGCTACTGCAGGCTGCATTTCACAGGAACAAGAAGGAAACCCTGTACCCGAGCCTGACAGATTTTcagaggatgctgctgggaagggaaatttcTTGGAGGTGTCTCCCAAGCCCAACCCGTTGctttttctctgcagcacaaaTGAAGATGAAGACTAA